One Tolypothrix bouteillei VB521301 DNA window includes the following coding sequences:
- a CDS encoding glycoside hydrolase family protein → MKSVEQRKGGVEQLIGPIVALLGFICLIQWYVFGDLRSQPDPVFSQRQPTLVMKGGDPYIRALMRTISASEASGNRPYSLLYGGQQVNNLSRHPEICVTIVSGPNKGNCSTAAGRYQVINTTWYRIASRYHPNPNRFMFWSSYSFEAEYQDVVVYRWLNDSQVWGVDISQQLRQGKIKDVLRRLSPTWTSLGYGIETNSVSRSLPNIYQRVLQEELNSVVNSNQ, encoded by the coding sequence CTGAAAAGTGTAGAACAACGGAAAGGCGGCGTTGAACAGCTTATAGGACCGATAGTCGCTCTTCTTGGCTTTATATGTTTGATACAGTGGTACGTGTTTGGTGATTTGCGATCGCAACCCGATCCGGTATTTAGTCAAAGACAACCAACCCTAGTCATGAAAGGGGGCGATCCTTATATTCGCGCCCTCATGCGGACTATTTCAGCGAGTGAAGCGAGTGGTAATCGTCCCTATTCGCTTTTATACGGAGGACAACAAGTGAACAATCTCAGCCGCCATCCTGAGATATGCGTCACTATTGTCTCAGGTCCAAACAAAGGTAACTGTTCGACAGCTGCTGGTAGATATCAAGTGATAAATACGACCTGGTATAGAATTGCATCGCGCTATCACCCAAACCCCAACCGATTTATGTTTTGGTCTTCTTATAGTTTTGAAGCAGAGTATCAAGACGTTGTAGTTTATCGTTGGCTTAATGATTCGCAAGTTTGGGGAGTAGATATATCTCAACAACTGCGTCAAGGAAAGATAAAAGACGTTTTGCGTCGGTTATCTCCTACTTGGACCAGTTTGGGTTATGGTATTGAAACTAACTCTGTTAGTCGGTCTTTGCCAAATATTTATCAGAGGGTGTTGCAAGAAGAATTGAACTCTGTAGTTAACAGCAACCAGTAA
- a CDS encoding NAD(P)H-binding protein gives MKAFVAGATGETGRRIVQELIARNIPVRALVRDIEKARSILPIEAELVQGDVLHPENLSTALGDSTVLLCATGASPSFDPTGPYKVDYEGTKNLVEVAQAKGIEHFVLVSSLCTSQFFHPLNLFWLILVWKKQAEEFLQKSGLTYTIVRPGGLKNEDNSNRIVMQSADTLFDGSIPRQKVAQVCVEALFETAAKNKIVEIVAREDAPAKSFGELFTNVV, from the coding sequence ATGAAAGCATTTGTAGCAGGGGCAACAGGTGAAACGGGTCGTCGGATAGTACAAGAACTGATAGCGCGGAATATACCCGTTCGTGCTCTGGTCAGAGATATTGAGAAAGCAAGAAGTATTTTACCGATAGAAGCAGAATTGGTACAAGGTGATGTGTTACACCCAGAAAACTTGTCTACTGCATTAGGAGATAGCACGGTACTGCTATGCGCCACAGGGGCGTCGCCAAGCTTTGACCCGACAGGACCCTATAAGGTGGACTATGAAGGCACAAAAAATTTGGTAGAGGTAGCGCAAGCAAAGGGAATTGAGCATTTTGTTTTGGTTTCTTCGTTGTGTACTTCACAGTTTTTTCACCCACTGAATTTATTCTGGCTCATTCTAGTTTGGAAAAAGCAAGCAGAGGAATTCCTCCAAAAAAGCGGTTTGACTTATACGATTGTTCGACCTGGTGGGTTAAAAAATGAGGATAACTCCAATCGGATTGTCATGCAAAGCGCTGATACATTGTTTGACGGTAGCATTCCCCGCCAGAAAGTTGCACAAGTTTGTGTAGAGGCACTTTTTGAAACAGCAGCGAAAAATAAAATTGTGGAGATCGTTGCTAGGGAAGACGCCCCTGCAAAAAGCTTTGGTGAATTATTTACCAACGTGGTTTAA
- a CDS encoding DUF1997 domain-containing protein — MISNNSEYRSLDTNEAVFSIPSTVETSEDTTLDATIGTPRRFYGCYSDCMEMPAPSKIVAEYLDNHALWFSRCAEPMKVESLSKNGYALTVGRFGAFGYEVEPKIGLELLPPEEGIYRIQTIPIPNYQAPGYDVDYKSSLQLLETDAKDSNHKAGTITQVEWELHLAVYIHFPKFIQRLPKSIIQSTGDRLLNQIVRQVSRRLTRKVQEDFQKTLYQ; from the coding sequence ATGATTTCAAACAATTCGGAATATCGATCCTTGGATACAAATGAAGCGGTCTTTTCCATCCCGTCAACTGTAGAAACCTCTGAGGATACGACTCTAGACGCAACTATAGGGACGCCAAGAAGGTTTTATGGCTGTTACAGTGATTGTATGGAAATGCCTGCTCCTTCTAAGATTGTTGCTGAATATCTAGATAATCATGCCTTATGGTTTTCGCGTTGTGCTGAACCGATGAAGGTAGAATCTCTGAGTAAAAATGGCTATGCTCTCACTGTCGGTCGCTTTGGCGCATTTGGCTATGAAGTTGAGCCAAAAATTGGTTTGGAATTATTGCCTCCTGAGGAAGGAATTTATCGCATTCAGACCATTCCAATTCCTAATTACCAAGCTCCCGGTTACGATGTGGATTATAAGTCATCGCTACAGTTACTAGAAACTGATGCCAAAGACTCTAACCATAAGGCTGGTACAATCACGCAAGTTGAATGGGAACTGCATCTAGCTGTTTATATTCACTTTCCAAAGTTTATTCAGCGATTACCTAAATCTATCATTCAATCTACAGGCGATCGCCTTCTCAACCAAATTGTTCGCCAAGTTTCCCGGCGCTTAACTCGCAAAGTTCAAGAAGATTTTCAAAAAACTTTATATCAGTGA
- a CDS encoding DUF4079 domain-containing protein, which translates to MNLELSPSVKYWLNFFHPIAMWALLLLSLYAAYLGLQVQRTRNAQGEEKKELIKGKYNVRHHQIGSLLLAFMVAGAVGGMAVTYINNGKLFVGPHLLAGLGMTSLIAFSAALSPYMQKGANWARATHILLNFALLGLFAWQAITGVQIVQRILTQA; encoded by the coding sequence ATGAATCTGGAGCTTTCGCCGTCAGTTAAGTATTGGTTAAATTTCTTCCACCCGATCGCGATGTGGGCGCTACTGCTCCTATCTCTATATGCAGCATATTTGGGACTACAAGTTCAACGGACCAGAAATGCTCAGGGTGAAGAAAAGAAAGAATTAATAAAAGGTAAATATAATGTCAGACACCACCAAATTGGCTCTTTACTTCTAGCCTTTATGGTGGCGGGTGCTGTTGGTGGTATGGCCGTTACATATATTAATAACGGTAAGCTGTTTGTCGGACCTCACTTGCTAGCAGGGTTAGGGATGACTAGTTTAATTGCCTTTTCGGCTGCTTTATCTCCCTATATGCAAAAAGGAGCAAACTGGGCGCGTGCAACTCATATTTTATTAAATTTTGCTCTTCTAGGTCTTTTTGCTTGGCAAGCTATTACCGGAGTGCAAATCGTTCAAAGGATTCTCACCCAAGCATAG
- a CDS encoding ankyrin repeat domain-containing protein has product MTNNDALLLAAKNGDIKRVQALLNAGAQVDTGNGDGTTALMFAASLGYTEIVRLLLDREANINIRRKRYGLTALMLAASANQLDIVKLLVSRGADVNTTNEDGSTALMVAALKGHVEIVRALLAAGAEANIKDKDEDTAFNLAVKQGHATVVQALIQNGADVNSKNEEGDTALMVAADLGHLQVVQTLIAAGIDVKAQNEDGGTALSAAAAAGYSAIASAILAHQADVNARDKDGETALHLAVVEGYTDVVKVLLDGGANVGIRNNLGDTPLLTAALQGYSSIVELLLQRGADSNEKNLGEFPLTLAATQGHTETVKVLLAHGANANIKADDGKTALIKAAERDRIGVLEQLLEKGADVNLQDSAKATALMWAASRDCDRAVQLLVQAGADVNVKNQGGYTALMLAEFNGCHRVIRTLKAVGAQE; this is encoded by the coding sequence ATGACGAACAACGATGCCTTGCTGTTGGCTGCGAAGAATGGCGATATCAAACGGGTGCAAGCATTACTTAACGCTGGCGCACAAGTCGATACAGGCAATGGCGATGGCACAACAGCTTTAATGTTTGCTGCTAGTTTGGGATATACCGAGATCGTGCGCTTGCTTCTCGATCGAGAAGCAAACATTAACATCCGGAGGAAGCGTTACGGTTTGACAGCTTTGATGTTAGCAGCTAGCGCCAATCAGCTTGACATTGTGAAGCTGTTAGTGTCGAGAGGGGCTGATGTTAATACGACTAATGAAGATGGCAGTACAGCCTTAATGGTAGCTGCTCTAAAAGGTCATGTTGAGATTGTCCGCGCCTTACTTGCTGCTGGAGCAGAGGCAAATATTAAAGATAAAGATGAGGATACAGCTTTCAATTTAGCAGTTAAGCAAGGACACGCTACAGTTGTACAAGCACTAATACAAAACGGTGCAGATGTCAATAGTAAAAATGAAGAAGGCGATACCGCTTTGATGGTAGCAGCGGATTTAGGTCATTTGCAAGTCGTTCAAACATTAATAGCTGCAGGTATTGATGTGAAGGCACAAAACGAGGATGGCGGAACTGCTTTGTCAGCCGCAGCCGCAGCAGGATATAGTGCGATCGCATCCGCGATACTTGCACATCAAGCTGATGTGAATGCTCGAGACAAAGATGGCGAAACAGCCCTCCATCTTGCTGTAGTAGAAGGTTATACGGATGTTGTTAAAGTTTTACTTGATGGCGGTGCAAATGTAGGCATAAGAAATAACTTAGGCGATACACCCTTGCTTACAGCAGCATTGCAGGGGTACAGCTCAATTGTTGAGTTACTCCTTCAACGGGGAGCAGATAGCAATGAGAAAAATTTGGGTGAATTTCCACTAACACTAGCAGCTACTCAAGGACATACAGAAACAGTCAAAGTTTTGCTCGCTCACGGTGCAAATGCGAATATAAAAGCAGACGATGGCAAAACAGCACTGATAAAAGCAGCGGAACGCGATCGCATTGGTGTGCTCGAACAGCTTCTAGAAAAAGGAGCAGATGTTAACTTGCAAGATTCCGCCAAAGCCACAGCCTTAATGTGGGCGGCTTCACGAGATTGCGATCGCGCCGTGCAATTGTTGGTGCAAGCAGGAGCAGATGTGAATGTCAAAAATCAAGGTGGTTATACAGCTTTGATGTTAGCTGAATTTAACGGATGTCATAGAGTTATACGAACTTTAAAAGCTGTAGGAGCACAGGAATAA
- a CDS encoding PDDEXK nuclease domain-containing protein: MAPRNKSNLQLPANYGEALKSIKARIHSTQIQAAVAVNKELIALYWDIGQEIISRQESEGWGTAVIERLAKDLQKSFPGVKGFSARNIWRIRAFYLAYTLDVKSVVDVIPGVDGIILPQAVAEIPWGHNILLLEKVKDLKARFWYVHKTLEHGWSRSVLWHHIDTKLYERQFEAEKTTNFNFTLPSPQSDLARELLKDPYNFDFLTLAKDAQERDLERGLLEHIREFLLELGVGFAFMGSQYHLKVGDEDFYIDLLFYHVKLRCYVVIDLKMKEFKPEFSGKMSFYVSAVDDILRHPDDQPTIGIILCKSKDKTVVEYSLQNMNRPIGVSTYKLRDVLPEKLQGSLPTIEQLEAELDAVPLEIEDEE, encoded by the coding sequence ATGGCTCCTAGAAACAAAAGTAATCTGCAATTACCCGCTAATTACGGGGAGGCGCTCAAATCCATCAAAGCACGTATTCATTCTACCCAAATTCAAGCCGCAGTAGCAGTCAACAAAGAACTGATTGCACTTTATTGGGATATCGGACAGGAAATAATCTCTCGCCAAGAGTCCGAAGGATGGGGAACTGCTGTCATTGAACGGTTGGCTAAAGATTTGCAAAAATCTTTCCCTGGAGTTAAAGGCTTTTCAGCACGGAATATTTGGCGGATAAGAGCTTTTTATCTCGCTTATACTCTTGATGTCAAAAGTGTTGTGGATGTTATACCAGGTGTGGATGGAATAATTCTGCCACAAGCTGTGGCAGAAATTCCTTGGGGTCATAATATTTTATTATTGGAAAAGGTAAAAGATTTAAAAGCAAGGTTTTGGTATGTTCACAAAACCCTTGAGCATGGTTGGAGTCGTTCTGTTTTATGGCATCACATCGATACAAAGCTTTATGAGCGACAATTTGAAGCTGAAAAAACGACAAATTTTAATTTTACTCTACCTTCCCCTCAATCAGATTTAGCACGGGAATTATTAAAAGACCCTTATAATTTTGATTTCTTGACTTTAGCAAAAGATGCTCAAGAAAGAGATTTAGAAAGGGGTTTATTAGAGCATATAAGAGAGTTCCTACTAGAATTAGGAGTTGGATTTGCTTTTATGGGCAGTCAATATCACCTCAAAGTTGGTGATGAAGATTTTTATATTGACTTACTATTTTATCATGTCAAATTGCGTTGTTATGTAGTTATTGATCTAAAAATGAAGGAATTCAAACCAGAATTTTCAGGCAAGATGAGCTTTTATGTTTCGGCGGTTGACGATATATTACGACACCCTGATGACCAACCTACTATTGGAATTATCTTATGTAAATCAAAAGATAAAACAGTGGTTGAATATTCATTACAAAATATGAATAGACCGATTGGAGTTTCAACTTATAAATTACGGGATGTTTTACCTGAAAAATTACAAGGAAGTTTACCAACTATTGAACAGTTAGAGGCTGAGTTAGACGCGGTTCCTTTAGAAATCGAAGATGAGGAATAA
- a CDS encoding Uma2 family endonuclease codes for MTQTTKLPKTFEEYLRYNDNTDKKYEFVGGELVEMPPESPLNSRISFFLALQFAKFLLDTQICHKDTEIAVSGSQVQTRLPDLMILSEELAEILGQTNRGTIDLEMPPPELIIEVVSPGKTNEDKPGTACAKGERDYRFKRSEYAARAVPEYWAIDPEKRKITVYKLVDGLYEEEEYTGNTLIQSRFTELQLTTEQILNRKR; via the coding sequence ATGACTCAAACCACTAAGTTACCTAAGACCTTTGAGGAGTACTTACGCTACAACGATAATACGGATAAGAAGTATGAATTTGTGGGTGGAGAGTTAGTTGAAATGCCTCCCGAAAGTCCTCTCAACTCTAGAATTTCATTTTTTTTAGCACTCCAGTTTGCTAAATTCCTACTAGACACGCAAATTTGTCATAAAGACACGGAGATTGCAGTATCAGGATCGCAAGTACAGACACGGCTACCAGATCTCATGATTCTGTCAGAGGAACTAGCAGAAATTTTGGGACAAACAAACAGAGGTACAATCGACCTAGAAATGCCTCCACCAGAGTTAATTATTGAAGTCGTGTCACCTGGTAAAACCAATGAAGATAAGCCGGGTACGGCTTGCGCCAAGGGCGAACGCGATTATCGCTTTAAGCGTTCTGAATATGCAGCAAGAGCAGTTCCTGAGTACTGGGCGATCGACCCAGAGAAACGCAAGATAACGGTTTATAAGTTAGTTGATGGTTTGTATGAGGAGGAGGAGTATACAGGAAATACACTCATCCAATCCCGATTTACAGAACTTCAGCTAACAACCGAACAAATCCTCAATCGCAAGCGTTAG
- the cobJ gene encoding precorrin-3B C(17)-methyltransferase yields the protein MSSAEVPLKHPTSFLPPIAAIATTPTGVKKLQTLSQIDSVNIWVPESLADMPGTQVYTGSLKQHIANLWQTHRAFIFCLATGAVVRLIAPLLRHKSTDPAVITLDEAGRFVISLCGGHQGGGDKLAQLIALQLNATPVLSGASASLGLPAVDTLGVPFGWKRGEGDWTGVSASVARGERVQVIQETGSTLWQTAFSTQPSAFIFQEDPSATAKIWITSKLPHTSPIPQIHWYPRVLWIGIGCERGTSEQLLETAIQQVFQQHQLAESAIAGIATIDIKSDEVGLVKLCQKRNLPLKTFSSDILSKISVPNPSQVVEKEVGTPSVAEAAALCAAQSQTLLIAKQIFKPSLTPLLPHSSPPLQGAVTIAIAQAEKEYIGRTGELLLIGTGPGQINQMTPAAQAAVTSADAIIGYSLYVDLIHPILRPGQIVEALPITKERQRAQRAIELANWGLQVAVISSGDCGIYGMAGLVLEELQTQDWDGKTPKIQIFPGITAMQAAASRVGTPLMHDFCAISLSDLLTPWEMIEKRLEAAAVADFVTALYNPRSQTRIQQLVTAREIFLKYRNSDTPVAVVRSAYREDEQITLTTLDKLLDVSIDMLTTVLIGNSNTRFHANWMVTPRGYLGFANS from the coding sequence ATGTCTTCTGCCGAAGTGCCGTTAAAACACCCTACTTCATTTCTTCCACCGATCGCTGCGATCGCTACCACCCCTACAGGTGTCAAAAAATTACAAACCCTATCTCAAATCGATTCTGTCAATATTTGGGTTCCAGAATCTTTAGCAGATATGCCAGGTACGCAAGTTTACACTGGTTCTCTGAAACAACACATAGCCAATCTGTGGCAAACACACCGTGCTTTTATCTTTTGTTTGGCAACTGGTGCAGTGGTACGTTTAATTGCACCTTTGTTGCGACACAAATCCACCGATCCCGCAGTGATAACACTTGATGAAGCAGGACGGTTTGTCATTAGTTTGTGTGGCGGACATCAAGGCGGTGGCGATAAGCTAGCACAGTTAATTGCCTTACAACTCAATGCAACACCAGTTTTGTCTGGTGCTTCCGCCAGTTTGGGATTACCCGCAGTAGATACGTTAGGTGTACCCTTTGGTTGGAAGCGGGGTGAAGGTGATTGGACGGGTGTCAGTGCGTCTGTTGCGCGGGGAGAACGAGTACAAGTCATTCAAGAAACAGGTTCTACTCTTTGGCAAACAGCTTTCAGTACCCAGCCATCGGCTTTTATTTTTCAAGAAGACCCTTCCGCCACGGCTAAAATTTGGATTACCTCCAAACTCCCCCATACCTCCCCGATACCTCAAATTCACTGGTATCCGCGAGTTTTATGGATTGGAATTGGCTGTGAGAGAGGAACTTCAGAACAACTCCTAGAAACGGCAATTCAACAAGTTTTCCAACAACATCAACTAGCAGAAAGTGCGATCGCAGGAATTGCCACCATAGACATTAAATCGGATGAAGTTGGTTTGGTAAAACTTTGCCAAAAACGCAATTTACCTTTAAAAACCTTCTCTTCAGACATCCTCAGCAAAATATCCGTTCCCAATCCGTCTCAAGTCGTTGAAAAAGAAGTTGGAACTCCCAGTGTTGCAGAAGCTGCTGCTTTATGTGCTGCTCAAAGTCAAACTCTACTCATTGCCAAACAAATTTTTAAACCCTCCCTCACTCCCTTACTCCCCCACTCCTCCCCTCCTCTCCAAGGAGCAGTCACAATAGCTATTGCCCAAGCAGAAAAAGAATACATCGGTCGTACTGGAGAACTGTTACTGATTGGTACCGGACCGGGACAAATCAATCAAATGACACCAGCAGCACAAGCCGCCGTCACTAGTGCAGATGCAATTATTGGCTACAGTTTATACGTAGACTTAATTCACCCTATTCTCAGACCGGGACAAATTGTTGAAGCGTTACCAATTACAAAAGAACGTCAACGCGCCCAACGAGCAATTGAGTTAGCGAATTGGGGATTGCAAGTAGCTGTTATATCTTCTGGTGACTGTGGAATATACGGCATGGCAGGGTTAGTATTGGAAGAGTTGCAAACCCAAGATTGGGATGGCAAAACACCTAAAATTCAAATATTTCCCGGTATTACTGCCATGCAAGCTGCTGCATCTAGAGTAGGAACACCTTTGATGCATGACTTTTGTGCTATCAGCTTGAGCGATTTACTGACACCATGGGAAATGATTGAAAAGCGTTTAGAAGCAGCAGCGGTTGCTGATTTTGTGACTGCTTTATACAATCCTCGCTCTCAAACACGGATTCAACAGCTTGTAACCGCTCGAGAGATTTTCCTCAAATATCGCAATTCCGATACACCCGTTGCTGTGGTACGTTCTGCGTACCGTGAAGACGAGCAAATTACTCTCACAACTTTAGATAAATTACTCGATGTTTCCATCGATATGTTGACTACAGTGTTAATTGGCAATTCCAATACACGTTTTCATGCTAATTGGATGGTAACCCCAAGAGGATATCTTGGCTTTGCTAATAGCTAA
- a CDS encoding phage holin family protein, with protein sequence MKHFLLTWVGTAIALLVTSNIVPGFEIKNFVAALIAAIVIGLVNAIVRPILGILTFPITLLTFGLFTFVLNAFTLWLASVFTPGYGFTINGFIPALLGSIVLSIVSSIISYFLRPNG encoded by the coding sequence ATGAAACATTTTTTATTAACCTGGGTGGGGACTGCCATAGCATTGCTGGTAACTTCCAACATTGTTCCTGGCTTTGAGATTAAAAATTTTGTGGCTGCCCTCATAGCAGCAATTGTTATCGGACTAGTTAATGCGATCGTTCGACCTATTTTAGGTATACTCACATTTCCCATTACCTTACTCACCTTCGGGTTGTTTACATTTGTTCTGAATGCTTTTACCCTCTGGTTAGCAAGTGTCTTCACACCCGGTTACGGTTTTACCATCAATGGTTTTATACCTGCTTTACTAGGGTCAATTGTACTATCAATAGTTTCTAGTATAATTAGCTACTTTCTTAGACCTAATGGCTAA
- a CDS encoding metallophosphoesterase, which produces MHWLLSGRLRVEKLTVKIENLPESLQGTKLVHLSDLHYDGLRLSEKMLQEAIAISNEAEPDLVVLTGDYVTDDPSPIQQLVLRLKYLQSRAGIYAVLGNHDIYFKRSQATVTDALNSIGVTVLWNEIGYPFGQELPLVGLADYWSREFNPKLVMDRLDPTKPCIVLSHNPDTAEILQKWRVDLQLSGHTHGGQIVLPVVGPVVVYYKKFIRKVSKKIRRWVPYLRGDCAKVVKHWEWAQGFHTVGNNQLYVNRGLGTYPPGRLFCPPEVTIVTLVSDDKS; this is translated from the coding sequence ATGCACTGGTTGTTATCTGGTCGTTTAAGAGTAGAGAAGTTAACGGTTAAGATAGAAAACTTACCAGAATCGTTACAAGGTACGAAGCTGGTACACCTATCTGACTTGCACTATGATGGCTTGCGATTGTCAGAGAAAATGTTACAAGAAGCGATCGCAATTAGCAATGAAGCTGAACCCGACTTAGTTGTACTGACAGGTGATTACGTAACTGACGATCCATCACCCATTCAGCAACTGGTGCTACGACTCAAATATCTCCAAAGTCGTGCTGGAATCTACGCTGTTCTGGGTAATCACGACATCTATTTCAAACGTTCACAAGCTACAGTTACGGATGCACTTAACAGCATTGGCGTTACGGTACTTTGGAATGAAATTGGTTATCCATTTGGGCAAGAACTACCGTTAGTGGGTTTGGCTGATTATTGGTCGCGAGAATTTAACCCTAAATTGGTGATGGATCGGTTAGATCCTACCAAACCTTGCATCGTACTATCGCATAATCCCGACACAGCGGAGATTTTGCAAAAATGGCGAGTCGATTTGCAATTATCAGGTCACACTCATGGCGGTCAAATTGTGCTTCCGGTAGTGGGACCCGTTGTGGTTTATTACAAAAAGTTTATTCGCAAAGTTTCTAAAAAAATCCGGCGCTGGGTACCTTATTTGCGAGGAGACTGCGCGAAAGTCGTCAAACATTGGGAATGGGCGCAAGGTTTCCATACGGTCGGAAACAATCAGCTTTACGTCAATCGCGGTTTGGGAACATACCCCCCTGGACGTTTGTTCTGTCCTCCTGAAGTGACAATCGTTACTTTAGTAAGTGATGACAAGAGCTAG
- a CDS encoding WD40 repeat domain-containing protein — MTKLHWLEVSEYASISLSALGLVATTLTQQMIYVATPLTISVCLNIANRERLKFLKEQNQQELMVKQDLLLNPLRQRLANFDNFTQQLSTTTGEQLETLQNQQRQSLETFTQRLEQYETTVRDLRTTFQQQVEELQRYQQTQNIDAFQQHLTQLDAFIRQFSENTQNQMNPLNQRLSQVDVLTQQLNQTIQQKLQEIGRWEQRLAQIETGMQQLSANTLKQIEPLTQSLAQLNAFKQHLNQNSQQQMQGLQSWEQRFTQLDTFTQQLSHSTQKQIEECLNTLTKLQTEVQALTELVTKTKPQFQNETESGQSKNSETQSPQANVKLLAPIPTKSQNTQFSAPVSLPPPLNPQINQTAIASTPDISASKAAQEIIFQSVLQGHTDRVMSVVFSSDGQVLASGSHDKTIKIWDLAKKEARTLQGREEPSRVNAVAFSPDGKILVSGSDDQTVKLWNVVTGEQIFTFTGHKDKVYAVAFSPDGKTIASGSKDRTIKLWSTDTYKEIHSIQGHSDEILCVGFSPDSKILASGGAGNDKTIKVWYLTEDKFLTLKGNPDSFGGMNSVAFSPNGKQIASGSSDKTIRIWQLPNGQQLQTLAGHTDDVCSVTFSPDGKILASGSRDKTVKLWQVDTGQEIRTFTANDDAVYCVAFSPDGKTLAASGSGDKTIKLFPCN, encoded by the coding sequence ATGACCAAACTGCATTGGCTAGAAGTTAGCGAATACGCCTCAATTTCTCTCTCTGCCTTAGGATTAGTTGCAACAACGCTCACCCAACAAATGATTTATGTAGCAACTCCCCTCACAATCTCTGTCTGCTTGAACATTGCTAACCGAGAACGATTAAAGTTTTTGAAAGAGCAGAACCAGCAAGAACTGATGGTAAAACAAGATCTACTTCTCAATCCACTCCGCCAGCGTCTTGCTAACTTTGATAATTTCACCCAACAACTCAGCACAACCACAGGAGAACAACTTGAAACACTTCAAAACCAGCAACGGCAAAGTTTAGAGACTTTTACGCAACGTCTCGAACAATATGAGACAACTGTTCGAGATTTGAGAACAACATTTCAACAACAAGTAGAAGAATTACAACGGTATCAGCAAACACAAAATATTGATGCTTTTCAACAGCATTTAACCCAGCTTGATGCCTTTATAAGACAATTCAGTGAAAATACTCAAAATCAAATGAATCCACTTAACCAGCGTTTGTCTCAAGTGGATGTTTTAACGCAACAATTAAATCAAACTATCCAACAAAAACTTCAGGAAATCGGGCGTTGGGAGCAGCGTCTCGCTCAAATCGAGACCGGAATGCAACAACTGAGCGCAAACACTCTAAAACAGATCGAACCCCTCACTCAAAGTTTAGCTCAACTGAATGCTTTTAAACAGCACCTCAATCAAAACAGCCAACAACAAATGCAAGGTTTGCAGTCTTGGGAACAGCGGTTCACTCAACTGGATACTTTTACACAACAACTGAGTCATAGCACTCAAAAGCAGATAGAAGAATGTTTAAATACTTTAACCAAACTCCAAACGGAAGTACAAGCGTTAACCGAATTAGTTACCAAGACAAAACCTCAATTTCAAAATGAGACAGAAAGCGGACAATCTAAAAATTCTGAGACTCAATCACCTCAAGCAAATGTCAAATTACTTGCTCCTATACCAACAAAGTCACAAAACACTCAGTTCTCAGCACCTGTTAGCTTACCACCACCCTTGAATCCACAGATTAATCAGACAGCAATAGCATCTACACCAGATATTTCTGCATCTAAAGCCGCACAGGAAATAATCTTTCAAAGTGTTCTTCAAGGACATACAGATAGAGTTATGTCTGTTGTTTTTAGTTCTGATGGACAAGTCTTAGCTAGTGGAAGTCATGACAAAACTATAAAAATTTGGGATCTTGCTAAAAAGGAAGCCCGTACTCTTCAAGGAAGAGAAGAACCCTCTCGCGTGAACGCAGTTGCATTTAGTCCTGATGGTAAGATTTTAGTGAGTGGAAGCGACGACCAAACTGTTAAGTTGTGGAATGTTGTGACAGGAGAACAAATTTTCACTTTTACCGGACATAAAGACAAAGTTTATGCTGTTGCATTTAGTCCTGATGGAAAAACTATAGCTAGTGGCTCTAAAGATAGAACTATTAAACTTTGGTCTACAGATACTTATAAAGAAATACATAGTATTCAAGGACATTCTGATGAAATTTTATGTGTTGGTTTTAGCCCTGACAGCAAAATTTTAGCCAGTGGCGGCGCAGGTAATGATAAAACTATCAAAGTTTGGTATTTAACTGAGGATAAATTTTTAACTCTTAAAGGAAATCCTGATTCTTTTGGAGGCATGAATTCTGTTGCTTTCAGCCCGAATGGAAAGCAAATTGCCAGTGGTAGTAGCGACAAGACGATTAGAATTTGGCAATTGCCTAACGGTCAACAATTACAGACACTTGCAGGGCATACAGACGATGTTTGTTCTGTCACCTTTAGTCCCGACGGTAAAATTTTGGCAAGTGGTAGTAGAGACAAAACAGTGAAGCTTTGGCAAGTGGATACGGGTCAGGAAATTCGCACTTTTACAGCCAATGATGATGCCGTTTATTGTGTTGCCTTTAGCCCGGATGGGAAAACTTTGGCAGCTAGTGGCAGTGGAGATAAAACAATTAAGTTATTCCCATGTAATTAG